The genomic stretch CGATGGTCATACCGTCGGAACCCATTTCGCAAAAGAGTCTCCGATCGGTAAGCGTTCCGTCGGATTGAATGGTGTACGAGTAGGTCTTTTTATCGCCGATATCCGCAACGTAGAGCGTCTTGCCATCGGGTGTGCCTATGAGGCCGTTCGGCTGCTTCAAGTCATCGGCGACGCGCGTTATCTTCTTCGTCTTGGCGTCAAGACGATAGACCGCTTCGCAGTCCTGCTCCGACGGGCCTCGCTGCCAGTAGTCGCGTTTGTAGAAGGGGTCGCTGAAGTAGGCGGAACCATCGGGAGCTACCCACACGTCGTTGGGTGCGTTCAGCAATTTGCCATGAAACTTCTCGTACACGACATTGGTCTTGTCTTTTACATCTATGCGCCAGAGTTGGTTCTTGTCGTCGGCACACGCCCACAAGTAACCGTCCTTGTCGAAGCACAATCCGTTCGAACGGCCACAAGGCTCCATGAACGTGGAAAGCTTGCCTTCCACACTCCAGATATGAATGCGGTTGTTGGGCTGATCGGTGAAATACACGTTACCGGCCGCATCGGACGCGGGGCCTTCCGTGAACGCGAAGCCGTCGGATAGCTTCTCGATAGCGTGTCCCTCAGCGATGACGCTCTCGGCAGCGAATGCCGGTACCGAAACTGCAAAAAGGACTGCGACGGCACATAAACGAATGGACGTACTCATGTCCTGTCTCCCAGGTTGCTGCTTAATCGGGCACAGCATAGCACGGATTCGCCTTTCGGGCGGAGGCTTGTGCTACGCGAGAACCTGCTGTAACCACGCGAAGGCCTTCTCCTGCATGTCGAGATTGAACTCATGTGGTCCGTCGAAGAAGACGCCTTCATAGTGATCGCGTTTCCCTGCTTTCTCGAAGATGCGCTCGATCTTCGCGACTGCATCCTGCGCGGCCTTCAATGGATACAGCATGTCCTGCAGGCCGTTGATGGTCATGAGGTGTCCGGGAAGGTGCAATCCGGCCAGATCCGGCCAATCAAGGTCGCCGTACAGCCCGGGAACCAGTTTCGTGAACCCAATTCCGTTGCGAACGTTGTTGCGAAGCATCTGCGAGTACTCCGCCGTCCAACACACCGATACGGAAGCACGGACCGCTTCGTGGAGCGCGCCGAGGAAGATGGAGCGCACGCACCCCAGGCTCAAACCTATGCAGCCGACTCGCTTGGCATCGACTTCCGGTCGTGTCAAGAAGTAATCGGTGACGCGGATGTCATCCCACATGTTGATACCGGACCACGTGACGCCCGCGGCAAGCGCGGTTCGCGCGACGAGTTCCTCGTGCGCCCACGACCGTGCGTTAAATTCCTGAATATCCTTCTGCGTAACGTCCATCGTCCGATTCGCGATCCGTTCGGGGTCGGCGTCGAAATAGAGTCCACGTTCACCCCAATGCATCATGTCGGAAACAATGACGGCGTAGCCGCGCCGTGCCAATTCATCCGCAAGCCCGCGGCCTCCGTAGTAGGTGCGTTTGAATTCCGTCAACGCCGGATGCTCCGGTGCAACGTCAATCAGCTTCTCCTTGCCCCAGATATAGAATCCGCCGTGATCGTGCAGCGCAACCATTGCCGGCGCCGGCTTGTCGAGGTTCTTGGGAATGAGGACATATACGGGGATGCGAATATGGGGCGTCGTATTGATCAGCACGCGCTCGCGCACGTGCGTTTCGCAATCGACGGTCTCCACCAATTCCGGCTTCGGGTCACACGGTTCCGGACGGTAGTGAAAGTCCGCGAGAAGGGTCGCGCGCGCCTCCTTGGACCAAGCGCCGATGTCCTTGTATTTGTCCTCCAGAAAGCTCATGGCTGGACGTGACGGCGTCGAAAGCTTCTCAAAGAAAGGCCAATGCGTTCCAAGATCGGGAAGCGGCGCACTCTGTGTGCCCGGAAGCGGATCGACGTGCGGCGGTTCGGCGGCGTGGGAGGCTCCGGTTAGCGCGGCGGTGGTTCCAACTGACGTCATGGTGATGAATTCCCGTCGGTTCATGTTCAATGATTCCTTGTTTTGTTCCCCTTAGCCATTGATCCATATCCCACTCGCCTCAAATGGCAATTCGGGAATAGATGCCGGGGTGGCGAAACCCACGGCATTCAAAAGGGATAATACAACACGTCGGCAGAAAAGGGGTGGAAGGAAAAAGCGATGAAGACAGAATTGACGACTTGCCAGCGCGGCTCGCAACTGCGCGCACTCGCAGTCCTGGGATTCGTTTGCATTCTCGCGGTGACCGCCGGAGCTCAGGCCGTTCCGCTGAAGGCGGTCCCGGATACCGTGTCGTTTTCGAGCATGGACGATACGGCGACGATACAGGTGATGTCCGGCGACGTGCCGTTGGCAGCGGAAGCGGTTAAGAACGCACGGATTATGATTGACAACCGCGACTATTCGGAACAGTTCATCATCACTCGCTCCAAGTCCGGTCCGGCGAGCATCACGATCAAACCAAACCCTCAAACGGCGCAGGTAGGCGGGTTCACTCTTCGCATTGGGACCGCCTCGGGCGAAGTCACGGCTGCCGTATTGACGCCCTTCGACAAGCTGCCCGGCATGCTGGAGAATCAGGCGAAAGCGCAGGGGCTTACGGTCGATCAACTCAAGGCTAAACTGGGCATGACGCAAGCCTTTGGTCGTAATACGCTTTCCATTACGCTTCCCGAATTCGTCTATGAAGGGTACGCCTTCAACGTGTCGCTCGAGAACGGGTCGGACAACGAATTCACGTGGACCGTCGATGGCTCCGTCGCGCTTCAAGGCCCGGGCAAGAGCGAGCTGTCCCACGTGTTCGAGAAGTCCGGCGACCATGTTCTATCTGTCGTGGAAAAGAAGGGTTCAGGAATTGTGGCCTCGTGGGAAGGCGTGCTTAAGGTGGTTGCGCAAGCGCCCCTCGAGTGGACCGTTCCCGCCAAGACGCAGATAACTGTTCCCGGCCCGGAGGGCTTCAAGAAGTACACGTGGCGCGTTGATGGCAAAGAAGTGTCCAGCGACCGTGTGCTCAAATACTCGTTCGCGGCAAGAGGCACATCGACCATAGAGTGTATGGCGGAACAGCCCGATCAGGGAAATCCAAATGAATTCAGGCGTCTAAAGTGGTCGACGACGGTGAAGTAACGCGGCGGGACAGCGTGTCACGTTGCCCGCAGGCACGCATGCACCATCACGTCGAGTTGCTGGAGGAATCGCGAACGGTCCGCTTTCGAGAAGGGCGCAGGCCCACCGGTATTAACGCCCGATTCGCGTAGGTGCGCCATAATTTCCCGCGTTGCCAGGACCTCACCGATTGAAGCCTCCGTGAACGGGTGGCCTTTCGGTCCGAGAACGGCAGCGCCCTTCTTCAGGCAACGCGACGCCAACGGAATATCGGCAGTGATAACGATGTCGTTCGGCTGCGCGTGCTCGACGATCCAGTCGTCGGCGGCATCAAATCCGTCATCCACAACCACCAGTGATAACCAGTCTGCCTGCGGCGCGCGCATCCAGGAGTTGGCCACCAAGGTGACGCTAAGTCCGTGCCGCTGCGCGACGCGATTCACCTCGTCCTTAACAGGACAACCGTCGGCGTCGACGTAGATCTGGACCATTGTCCGGTTTCCCTTTCGCTAATTCTGATAAAACGGCAAGAACTGAAAACTCGAGTGCTGTCTCATTCCGTATCGTCCTGCAAACTCACACCGAGTACACGTCGTGGGACTACGATGTCGCATTTCCGCTGTGTGTCGTGCGGCAAGATTCTCTGTATACGCCGAGTAGAGTCATGTCAACCGAAATTGCGTTGACAGAAAAACAAATGACTCCTATACTTGCTATTGCGAGGGAGGCTGCCGACGCTGACATGGACGCCCAACATCATCGGGGAGGCGAAGTCCATGTTTCAAGAATGCGTGTCCGATGTACGTGGTAGAGTATGGTCGCTTGAACACGTAGCGACACTTCCATCCACCCTGGTGCGAATCCTGTCTATCATTCAGGACGAATCGACCACTGCACTCGATCTCGCCGACGAGATCTCTCATGATCCCGCCCTCGCGTTGAAGGTATTGGGGGCCGTCAACTCGAGCTACTACGGATTTCACCGTCAAATCAGCACCATTTCAGATGCCGTCGTCATTCTCGGTTTTGAAGAAGTCGAACGATTGTCGCTGGCCATCTCGGTAATCAACATCTTCGATCGCGACCGCGACAATTCGCGCGCGTTGCACATGTTGTGGCGGCACAGCATGGCGTGCTCGGTGGCGGCATCCGGAATCGAAGCCCATTACCGGACGCGCAAACCCGGCGTGAACGGCGCGCACGTTGCGGCGCTGCTTCACGATATTGGCAAGGCTGTCATTGTTCAGTATTTCCCCGAAGCCGTAAGGCCGATCCTGCGACTGGTTCAAGAGGACGGTCTACCGGTATGCGAGGCGGAGCGGGAGATCCTTGAGGGATGTACGCATTGCGATATCGGCGCGTGGATAGCCGATCGGTGGGGACTCCCGCCCTGCCTCGTCGAAGCCATTGCCATGCATCACGCGCCCGAACTTGTTCCACCCGATCACTTGCTGACGCATATCACGCATGCCGCGAACACCATGTGCAATATCGCGGGCATACGCTCTTTGAACGTCAACACGGCGAGTGAGATGGATCCGCGTACGGCGACCATATTGCCGATAGACGAGATGCTCCAAAACCACATCATTGCGCGCTTGGAGCGCCAGCGTGGCCTAATCAGCGCAATGGCAGCGGGAAGCGTGTACTGACTTGCGC from Candidatus Hydrogenedentota bacterium encodes the following:
- a CDS encoding HDOD domain-containing protein, translating into MFQECVSDVRGRVWSLEHVATLPSTLVRILSIIQDESTTALDLADEISHDPALALKVLGAVNSSYYGFHRQISTISDAVVILGFEEVERLSLAISVINIFDRDRDNSRALHMLWRHSMACSVAASGIEAHYRTRKPGVNGAHVAALLHDIGKAVIVQYFPEAVRPILRLVQEDGLPVCEAEREILEGCTHCDIGAWIADRWGLPPCLVEAIAMHHAPELVPPDHLLTHITHAANTMCNIAGIRSLNVNTASEMDPRTATILPIDEMLQNHIIARLERQRGLISAMAAGSVY
- a CDS encoding alpha/beta hydrolase family protein, with the translated sequence MNRREFITMTSVGTTAALTGASHAAEPPHVDPLPGTQSAPLPDLGTHWPFFEKLSTPSRPAMSFLEDKYKDIGAWSKEARATLLADFHYRPEPCDPKPELVETVDCETHVRERVLINTTPHIRIPVYVLIPKNLDKPAPAMVALHDHGGFYIWGKEKLIDVAPEHPALTEFKRTYYGGRGLADELARRGYAVIVSDMMHWGERGLYFDADPERIANRTMDVTQKDIQEFNARSWAHEELVARTALAAGVTWSGINMWDDIRVTDYFLTRPEVDAKRVGCIGLSLGCVRSIFLGALHEAVRASVSVCWTAEYSQMLRNNVRNGIGFTKLVPGLYGDLDWPDLAGLHLPGHLMTINGLQDMLYPLKAAQDAVAKIERIFEKAGKRDHYEGVFFDGPHEFNLDMQEKAFAWLQQVLA
- a CDS encoding SMP-30/gluconolactonase/LRE family protein, with the protein product MSTSIRLCAVAVLFAVSVPAFAAESVIAEGHAIEKLSDGFAFTEGPASDAAGNVYFTDQPNNRIHIWSVEGKLSTFMEPCGRSNGLCFDKDGYLWACADDKNQLWRIDVKDKTNVVYEKFHGKLLNAPNDVWVAPDGSAYFSDPFYKRDYWQRGPSEQDCEAVYRLDAKTKKITRVADDLKQPNGLIGTPDGKTLYVADIGDKKTYSYTIQSDGTLTDRRLFCEMGSDGMTIDNEGNVYLTGDGVFVFDSSGKQIAHIPVDAPWTANVCFGGKDRNELFITASTALFRIKLRTKGVGSQ
- a CDS encoding YaiI/YqxD family protein codes for the protein MVQIYVDADGCPVKDEVNRVAQRHGLSVTLVANSWMRAPQADWLSLVVVDDGFDAADDWIVEHAQPNDIVITADIPLASRCLKKGAAVLGPKGHPFTEASIGEVLATREIMAHLRESGVNTGGPAPFSKADRSRFLQQLDVMVHACLRAT